The following proteins are encoded in a genomic region of Thioclava nitratireducens:
- the fabA gene encoding bifunctional 3-hydroxydecanoyl-ACP dehydratase/trans-2-decenoyl-ACP isomerase: protein MAGFPTSFGKEDLLKCARGELFGPGNAQLPAPPMLMMDRITDISGDGGKHGKGHVVAEFDITPDLWFFECHFPGNPIMPGCLGLDGLWQLTGFNLGWRGWQGRGYALGVGEVKLTGMVRPDRKMLTYKVDFTKAVQTRRLTMGVADGIVEADGDVIYEVKDMKVALSES, encoded by the coding sequence ATGGCTGGGTTTCCGACGAGCTTCGGGAAAGAAGATCTTCTGAAATGTGCACGCGGGGAGCTGTTCGGCCCCGGCAATGCGCAGCTACCGGCGCCGCCGATGCTGATGATGGATCGCATCACCGATATCTCGGGCGATGGCGGCAAGCACGGCAAGGGTCACGTTGTCGCCGAGTTCGACATCACCCCGGACCTGTGGTTCTTCGAATGCCATTTCCCCGGCAATCCGATCATGCCGGGCTGCCTCGGCCTCGACGGGTTGTGGCAGCTGACCGGTTTCAACCTGGGGTGGCGTGGCTGGCAGGGTCGCGGCTATGCTCTGGGCGTGGGCGAAGTTAAGCTCACCGGCATGGTCCGCCCGGATCGTAAAATGCTGACCTACAAGGTCGATTTCACCAAGGCCGTTCAGACGCGTCGCTTGACCATGGGTGTCGCCGACGGGATCGTCGAGGCCGACGGTGACGTGATCTACGAGGTCAAGGACATGAAGGTCGCGCTCTCCGAGAGCTGA
- a CDS encoding DNA polymerase III subunit delta' codes for MSLADLPDPTLAPGARHPRDTPRLVGQARAEEGFLDAYNMGRLHHGWLLTGPRGVGKATLAWRITRFLMTQPEEDGPGLFGEPERPTSLEPDPNHPALSRIHAGSEPGIFVLKRGPNATESALSQDIRVDEVRKLRSFLHLSAAEGGRRVVIVDAADEMNTQAANALLKLLEEPPPRVTFLLIAHQPARLLPTIRSRCRELRLGTLSAEQMEAAIAAAEEDGEPPDLDHHALAALSGGSVGAAIRLINQDGMTTYAKLVDLMGTLPRLDRLGALALAESCVGKANENRFILVLNLIDLFLSRAARAGVMGPPHPEAAPGEAQLLARLSPDDQAAMKWAALHQSMGARAAHGRAVNLDPAALVMDIVLEITAAAS; via the coding sequence ATGAGCCTCGCCGATCTCCCCGATCCGACCCTTGCGCCCGGTGCGCGACACCCGCGCGACACGCCGCGTCTGGTGGGTCAGGCGCGGGCCGAAGAGGGCTTTCTCGACGCGTACAACATGGGACGGCTGCATCACGGCTGGCTGCTGACCGGACCGCGCGGCGTGGGCAAGGCGACGCTGGCATGGCGGATCACCCGCTTTCTGATGACCCAACCCGAAGAGGATGGGCCGGGCCTGTTCGGCGAACCGGAACGCCCCACCAGCCTCGAGCCCGATCCGAACCACCCGGCGCTCAGTCGTATCCACGCCGGATCGGAGCCCGGTATCTTTGTGCTCAAACGCGGGCCCAACGCCACCGAATCCGCGCTGTCGCAGGACATCCGTGTCGACGAGGTGCGCAAGCTGCGCTCCTTCCTGCATCTGTCTGCCGCCGAGGGCGGGCGACGCGTGGTGATCGTCGATGCTGCCGACGAGATGAACACGCAGGCCGCTAACGCGCTCCTGAAACTACTCGAAGAGCCGCCGCCGCGGGTGACCTTCCTGTTGATCGCGCATCAGCCGGCGCGGCTGCTGCCAACGATCCGCTCCCGCTGTCGCGAATTGCGGCTGGGCACGCTCTCGGCCGAGCAGATGGAAGCCGCGATTGCCGCCGCCGAGGAAGATGGCGAGCCACCGGACCTCGACCACCACGCGCTGGCCGCGCTCTCGGGCGGCTCCGTCGGCGCCGCGATCCGGCTGATCAATCAGGACGGCATGACGACCTACGCCAAGCTCGTCGACCTGATGGGCACCCTTCCCCGGCTCGACCGTCTGGGCGCGCTGGCGCTGGCCGAAAGCTGCGTGGGCAAGGCGAACGAGAACCGCTTCATCCTCGTGCTCAACCTGATCGACCTCTTTCTCTCGCGTGCCGCGCGCGCGGGCGTGATGGGACCGCCCCACCCCGAGGCCGCCCCCGGCGAGGCACAGCTTCTCGCACGATTGTCGCCCGACGATCAGGCAGCGATGAAATGGGCCGCCCTTCATCAGAGCATGGGCGCACGCGCCGCCCACGGCCGGGCGGTCAACCTTGACCCTGCCGCGCTCGTGATGGATATCGTCTTGGAGATCACAGCCGCCGCCTCCTGA
- a CDS encoding TatD family hydrolase encodes MTLPPEITDSHCHLDFPDFDGERDDIIARANAAGVTRMVTICTKLKNEPSVRSIAEAHKGVFYAAGTHPMSVAEEPMATVNELVALAKHPKFVGIGETGLDYHYTAESAEVQKTSLRLHIEAAQETGLPLIIHSRDADEDMEAILTEGMKAKPYSCVMHCYSSGPRLAQVSVDLGFYLSMSGIATFPKSQEVRDIFAAAPLDRILVETDSPYLAPPPYRGKRNEPAYTAHTAKVGADVFGLPLEEFAAATQANFDRLFWKAAEHGERGSVAA; translated from the coding sequence TTGACCCTCCCGCCCGAGATCACAGACAGCCATTGCCATCTCGATTTCCCCGATTTCGACGGTGAGCGCGATGACATCATCGCCCGCGCGAACGCCGCCGGCGTGACCCGGATGGTGACGATCTGCACCAAGCTGAAGAACGAGCCCTCCGTGCGCTCCATCGCCGAGGCGCATAAGGGCGTCTTCTACGCCGCGGGCACCCACCCGATGAGCGTGGCCGAAGAACCGATGGCAACCGTGAACGAGTTGGTGGCGCTGGCGAAGCACCCGAAATTCGTGGGTATCGGCGAGACCGGGCTCGACTATCACTACACCGCCGAGAGTGCCGAGGTGCAGAAAACCTCCCTGCGCCTGCATATCGAAGCCGCGCAGGAAACCGGCCTGCCGCTGATCATCCATTCGCGCGACGCCGATGAGGACATGGAAGCGATCCTGACCGAGGGGATGAAGGCCAAGCCCTATTCCTGTGTCATGCATTGCTATTCGTCGGGGCCGCGCCTCGCGCAGGTCTCTGTCGATCTGGGCTTCTATCTCTCGATGTCCGGCATCGCGACTTTCCCGAAAAGCCAGGAAGTGCGCGACATCTTCGCCGCCGCGCCGCTCGACCGGATCCTCGTGGAAACCGATAGCCCCTATCTCGCGCCGCCGCCCTATCGCGGCAAGCGCAACGAGCCCGCCTATACCGCCCACACCGCCAAGGTCGGCGCCGATGTATTCGGCCTGCCGCTGGAGGAATTCGCCGCCGCGACGCAGGCCAATTTCGACCGTTTGTTCTGGAAAGCCGCCGAACATGGCGAACGCGGGAGCGTCGCTGCATGA
- the irrA gene encoding iron response transcriptional regulator IrrA, which translates to MAVTNSTEQRRGQEWLTRGGLRPTRQRLALATLLVGDGENRHVTAESLYAAACDAGEKVSLATVYNTLKAFCDAGLMHEITVDGARSYFDTRMDDHPHFFWEDDNRLSDAPAEELKLASIPQAPEGAEITRVDVVIRVRKA; encoded by the coding sequence ATGGCTGTGACGAATTCGACCGAACAGCGCCGCGGACAGGAATGGCTGACCCGTGGCGGGCTGCGTCCCACCCGTCAGCGACTGGCGCTGGCCACATTGCTCGTGGGCGATGGGGAAAATCGTCACGTCACCGCCGAAAGCCTCTACGCGGCCGCGTGCGACGCTGGCGAAAAGGTCTCGCTCGCGACCGTCTACAACACGCTCAAGGCGTTTTGCGATGCCGGGCTGATGCATGAGATCACTGTCGATGGCGCACGCAGCTATTTCGATACGCGCATGGACGATCACCCGCATTTCTTCTGGGAAGACGACAATCGCCTGTCGGATGCGCCGGCCGAGGAACTGAAACTCGCCTCGATCCCGCAAGCCCCGGAAGGCGCCGAGATTACCCGCGTCGACGTCGTGATCCGCGTCCGCAAGGCCTGA
- the tmk gene encoding dTMP kinase, translating to MFISFEGIDGSGKSTQARMLAETLRAAGREVVLTREPGGSPGAEEIRRLVLEGDPDRWSAETEILLFTAARRDHLERVIEPALTAGKVVICDRFADSTRMYQGLSRGDLRAVVDQLHALMIGREPDLTVLIDIDPATGLARAKGRQGTEERFEDFGVGLQEKMRAGFLSLAEEFAERFRVIDGAREADEIAADVLSAVQAELHN from the coding sequence ATGTTCATCAGCTTCGAGGGGATCGACGGATCGGGTAAATCCACACAGGCGCGGATGCTGGCCGAAACCCTGCGAGCTGCGGGGCGCGAAGTCGTTCTGACCCGCGAACCCGGCGGCTCCCCGGGGGCCGAGGAAATCCGTCGGCTGGTGCTTGAGGGTGATCCCGACCGCTGGTCGGCCGAGACCGAGATCCTTCTGTTCACTGCCGCGCGCCGCGACCATCTGGAGCGCGTGATCGAACCGGCACTGACCGCCGGAAAGGTCGTGATCTGCGACCGCTTCGCAGATTCGACCCGGATGTATCAGGGCCTCTCGCGCGGCGATCTGCGCGCGGTCGTCGATCAGCTGCACGCCCTGATGATCGGGCGCGAGCCGGACCTGACCGTGCTGATCGACATCGACCCCGCCACCGGCCTCGCCCGCGCCAAGGGGCGCCAGGGCACCGAAGAACGTTTCGAGGATTTCGGGGTCGGCTTGCAGGAAAAGATGCGCGCGGGGTTCCTGTCTCTGGCCGAGGAATTCGCGGAGCGCTTCCGCGTGATCGACGGTGCGCGAGAGGCGGATGAAATTGCCGCCGATGTGCTGAGCGCCGTGCAGGCGGAACTGCACAACTAG
- a CDS encoding AEC family transporter encodes MSVLINVILPVFLVIGFGYVVALRGLFSEGAVDGLMRFAQNFAVPVLLARSIANLDLTQSYNWSMMAAFYAGALISFAIGIAGARAMGRNGPESVAIGFACLFSNSLLLGVPITERAYGTDALSGNFAIISVHSPFLYTIGILAMEMVRSSGTGTSLGRVGLNALIGVIRTPLVIGILTGFVIKILTTLTGQPLPHPLMEAMNMMARAALPAALFGLGGVLYRYRPEGDAKAIAMITGLSLGLHPAITYGLAHFGFGVDTASLRSATLTAAMAPGVNAYLFANIYGVARRVAASAVLIATALSILTIWGWLAILP; translated from the coding sequence ATGAGCGTCCTGATCAACGTCATCCTGCCGGTCTTCCTCGTGATCGGCTTCGGCTATGTCGTGGCCTTGCGCGGGCTGTTCTCCGAGGGCGCGGTCGACGGGCTGATGCGTTTCGCGCAGAATTTCGCGGTGCCCGTGCTTCTGGCGCGCTCGATCGCGAATCTGGACCTGACGCAGAGCTATAACTGGTCGATGATGGCCGCCTTCTACGCGGGGGCGCTGATCTCTTTCGCGATCGGCATCGCCGGCGCGCGCGCGATGGGCCGCAACGGCCCCGAAAGCGTCGCCATCGGCTTCGCCTGCCTGTTCTCGAATTCTCTGCTGCTGGGCGTCCCGATCACCGAGCGCGCCTATGGTACCGATGCGCTGTCGGGCAACTTCGCTATCATCTCGGTCCATTCGCCCTTCCTCTACACGATCGGCATCCTCGCCATGGAGATGGTGCGGTCGTCCGGCACCGGCACGTCGCTCGGGCGCGTCGGCCTCAACGCGCTGATCGGGGTGATCCGGACGCCGCTGGTGATCGGCATCCTGACGGGCTTCGTGATCAAGATACTCACCACATTGACCGGTCAGCCCCTGCCCCATCCTCTGATGGAGGCGATGAACATGATGGCCCGCGCGGCCCTGCCAGCGGCCTTGTTCGGGCTGGGCGGCGTGCTCTATCGCTACCGCCCAGAAGGCGACGCGAAAGCCATCGCGATGATCACCGGCCTGTCGCTGGGTCTGCATCCGGCGATCACCTACGGCCTTGCGCATTTCGGCTTCGGCGTCGACACCGCGTCGCTTCGCTCGGCCACGCTGACAGCGGCGATGGCACCCGGTGTGAACGCCTATCTCTTCGCGAATATCTACGGGGTAGCGCGCAGAGTCGCGGCCTCGGCCGTGCTGATCGCGACGGCATTGTCGATCCTGACGATCTGGGGATGGCTCGCGATCCTGCCGTGA